The sequence below is a genomic window from Entelurus aequoreus isolate RoL-2023_Sb unplaced genomic scaffold, RoL_Eaeq_v1.1 HiC_scaffold_56, whole genome shotgun sequence.
tcttattcatatactcttattcatacactcttattcatacactcttattcatacactcttattcatacactcttagtcatccactcttattcatacactcttagtcatccactcttattcatacactcttattcatacagtcttattcatacactcttattcatacactcttagtcatccactcttattcatacactcttagtcatccactcttattcatacactcttattcatacactcttattcgtatactcttattcatacactgttattcatatactcttattcatatactcttattcatacactcttagtcatccactcttattcatatactcgtattcatgcattcttattcatacactgttattcatataatcttattcatatactcttattcatacactcttagtcatccactcttattcatatactcttattcatacactgttattcatacactcttattcatacactcttattcatacactcttattcatacactcttattcatacattcttattcatacactcttattcatacactcttattcatatactcttattcatatactgttattcatacactcttattcatatactcttattcatacattcttattcatacactcttattcatacactcttattcatacactcttattcatatactcttattcatccactcttattcatccactcttattcatccactcttattcatatactcttattcatacactcttagtcatccactcttattcatacactcttattcatacacccgtaaaatagctaaacctaaagccaatggccacataacagcccaatccagatccctcaaaaaatactccaatgacaatttcaatttaaaattagatgagtgggactggtcccctgtgctcgcgagcaacctggtcgatgtcgcttgggatcgcttcaaaacggcgttcctaaagatactaaatgacatggctcccgtgaaaacagtcaggatcaaagcccgctcggaaccatggatgaatccggacctattagctgccataaaagacagagacaggaaatactctgaataccaaaaatgtaaaacagaagtagataaacaacccaataatatcaacctcaaattactcctttcaactctcaaaaagcaatgcaataaattaagaaataagtcaaccaacctgactaaatccttaaaaaaaaattacattaacgacaaaatagaggaaaacacgaataagccacgtgagctctggaaaattctcaacaaccagcttcctggttgcagccagaaacttaaaacaagactcaccaacatcagcatcaaggagggtgactccctcattacagacaaaatggaggtagctagcagacttaacgcctttttcaccagcatagctgcaactcttgtcaacaagctgtcccaccactctggtcgctttggtgtagaacacattaaagccttctacagaaagctaggagtatccaacaatgatttcaaattagaaatggtcacagctgatgaggtgtttaaaaaattgagcgcgctccaccctaacaaggccaccggccttgataatattccctccagattcctcagggactctgcctccatcattgccccgatcatcacgcacataataaacctatcaattacacaaggccaagtaccaaaagattttaagatagcaagagtaactcccctctttaaaaaaggaagcaaattggaacctggcaactaccgacctgtttctattctcagctccatttcgaaagtaatggagaaaatagtttatgaacaggtcgatagttaccttgccactaataaactcatgtacaaattccaatccggcttcagaactaaccactccactgacacatgccttctctatctgaccgaccacatcaaacatgaggtggacgcgggcaaatactgcggcatggtcatgctggaccttcagaaggcctttgacaccgttaaccacgctatactgttggataagctcagagcaatcggatttaacaaaacctcttggagctggatgcagtcttacttggaggggagggagcaggtggtagaggtgaacggcaccgtgtccccccccctctcggtgagctgtggagtcccccaaggcagtatattgggacctttactgttcctaatatacataaacgacatgtcatcggcatgtgactgtgaattgtttttgtttgcggatgactctgccctgctggtatccggcaaggacaagtcacaggtggagaaaatcctcagtgctgagctctgtagaacttgcacctggctcgctgacaacaagctatccatccacttgggtaaaacagaatccatcctgtttgggtcccacatcaaacttaagagagtcaatgacttcaccataaaagtaggtgacattgttatcaccaggaaagatgaggtcacctacctaggttccattctagaggctaacctttcctgtgacaaaatggcaaccaaggtaatcaaaaaggttaaccaacgaacgagatttctctacagaatttcctctctggtcaacaaaagcaccttgaggatactggcgggaactctcgttcaacccttttttgattacgcatgcacctcctggtaccctagcacctccaaaaccatcaaatctaaactccaaacatctcagaacaagctagtcaggttacttctagacctccaccccagatcccacctcactcctacccacttctctaaagtgggctggctcaaggtggaggacagagttaaacaacttgcactgagcctagtctataaaatccgctacacctccctgataccgaagtacatgtcaaactacttccttaacgtaaatgaccgccataaccacaacaccagggggtgctccactaaccacgttaaacccagattccgaactaacaaaggtcttaactcattctctttctatgccacatcaatgtggaatgcgctcccaacaggtataaaagaaagggcatctctatcctccttcaaaaccgctataaaagttcacctccaggcagctacaaccctaaactaacaccctccccggattgctaataatcaaatgtaaacaatcaaatgcagattatttttcttatgccttctgatctctctatctctctctctctctatgtccactacttgatgtccatatccccaccccccaccccccctccacactcctgattgtaaataatgtaaataattcaatgtgattatcttgtgtgatgactgtattatgatgatagtatatatgatagtatatatctgtatcatgaatcaatttaagtggaccccgacttaaacaagttgaaaaacttattcgggtgttaccatttagtggtcaattgtacggaatatgtacttcactgtgcaacctactaataaaagtctcaatcaatcaatcaaaatacactcttagtcatccactcttattcatatactcttattcatccactcttattcatccactcttattcgtatactcttattcatacactgttattcatatactcttattcatatactcttattcatccactcttagtcatccactcttattcatacactcttattcatatactcttattcatacactcttattcatatactcttattcatacactgttattcatatactcttattcatacattcttattcatacactgttattcatacactcttattcatacactcttagtcatacactcttattcatacactcttattcatacattcttattcatacattcttattcatacactcttattcatacacttttattcatatactcttattcatatactgttattcatacactcttattcatatactcttattcatacattcttattcatccactcttattcatacactcttattcatacactcttattcatatactcttattcatacattcttattcatacactcttgttcatccactcttattcatacactcttattcatatactcttattcatatactcttattcatacattcttattcatacactcttattcatccactcttattcatacactgttattcatatactcttattcatacactcttattcatacactcttattcatacactcttagtcatccactctttccATCCACTGCGgaggtcgaggaaggcagtcagagtccagggggaagatcggcaggtgaggcgcacggctcactgcggagacacggatgtactgtgggaacaggagatgacaaggacaaataaggactaggcacgagggagacaaagcgagcaaaagagagagacacagatgaggagccagagacgtgaagcttactgaatcagggctttgttccggcgtggagtagtcagtggagtgagcctttatgctgctgcttctcgtcaagaccaggtgcgttgattgatgattgccgccggctgtggaggcgcgtggccgcggtctgcggggcgcgtgcgggggcgtgtcctgcggtgcttgcagcgtagcttcgaggagctcctgccgaggagggagaagcagactgcgcgagagccgtaacagtgccccccctcttatgcgaggctctcgacgagcgccggagagctccagggttgacctgatagaagtcctccagaagggtggggtcagcaaggtaggaggccggcacccaggatctatcctctggaccataaccctcccaatgtaccaaaaataccaggcccctaccttgccgacggaCCCCAAGGATCTCCTTGACGGTCCAAACTGGGTCACCGTTTTCCAGAGGGGTAGGGTCAGGGGAAGAGagtggagaactggagacaggctTACTCTGGGATACATGGACCACCAGATGTCGCTTCAGCAAGGGGGGTAGAGACAGACTAAcagatactgttggataagctcagagcaatcggatttaacaaaacctcatggagctggatgcaatcctacttggaggggaggaaacaggtggtagaggtgaacggcaccgtgtccccccccctctcagtgagctgtggagtcccccaaggcagtatattagggccctTACTGTTCCtggtatacataaacgacttgtcatcggcatgcgactgtgaattgtttttgtttgcggatgactcggccctgctggtatccggcaaggacaagtcacaggtggagaaaatcctcagtgctgaactctgtagaacttgcacctggctcgctgacaacaagctatccatacacttgggtaaaacggaatccatcctgtttgggtcccacatcaaccttaagaaagtcaatgacttcactataaaagtgggtgacgttgttctcaccaggaaagatgaggtcacctacctaggttccattctagaggctaatctttcctgtgataaaatggcaaccaaggtaatcaaaaaggtcaaccaacgaacgagatttctccatagaatctcctctctggtcaacaaaagcaccttgaggattctggtgggaactctcgttcaacccttttttgattacgcatgcacctcctggtaccctagcacctctaaaaccctcaaatctaaactccaaacatcccagaacaagctagtcagattacttctagacctccaccccagatcccacctcactcctacccacttctccaaagtgggctggctcaaggtggaggacagagtaaaacaacttgcactgagcctagtctataaaatccgctacacctccctgaaaccgaagtacatgtcaaactacttccataacgtaaatgaccgccataaccacaacaccagggggagctccactaaccacgttaaacccagattccgatctaacaaaggtcttaactcattctctttctatgccacatcaatgtggaatgcactcccaacaggtgtaaaagaaagcataagaaaaagtatctacatttgattgttaacatttgatttatatatgtttatttttttaaatatttttatgaatttattaatcaatcaacaaaacaatacacaacaatgcaatccaattccaaaagcaaacccgccccagcaacactaagaacaacagtaaacagagcaattgaggacacacaaacatgacacggaacaatccaaatgtagtgaaacaaaaatgaacattatcgacaacagcatcaatactggtaacaatttcaaaacagcagtgattaaaaatccctcattgacattatcattagacatttatatatataaaaaaaaagaacaatagtgtcacagtggcatacacttgcatcgcatctcataagcttgacaacacactgtgtccaatattttcacaaagataaaataagtcattttttggttcatttaatagttgaaacaaattattCTTGAGacaagatttcgggccccaatgacatatttatttgagaagctgtctcagaaaattatgatataaaacaATAACTCCCCAGCTGGAGCCTTCCTAGTCACTGTTGGACCATGACTTGGATTTGAACCTagtaccctttgattgggagctagctgctatAACCACTCGGCTATCCTTTATCTGCCAATTCACAGTTTTCAGGCCCCAATGACATAACCTGTCGTAGTAAACTAGGATATAAAACAGCAACTCTTCCAGTTGGAGCTTTCCTAGTCACTGCACGACATGACGTGGATTTGAAACCAATCCCCTTTGAGTGACAGCTAGCTGCCTTAACCACTCTACTATCATTGGTCTGCTGGAGCCAAgacttcgggccccaatgacatatttaattgagaaactgtctcagtaaactatgatacaaAAAAGTAACTCCTCCAGCCGGAGTTTACCCAGTCACTGCTCGGccatgactgggatttgaacccggtCCTCTTTGATTGgaagctagctgctttaaccactcagctacccTTGGTTGGCTGAAGGTCAGATTTTggtgccccaatgacatatttaaatgagaacctgtctcagttaaCTACAAATGGACGTGTAAAAAAACACTGACTCTTTTGGCTGGAGTCTTGTAACCTGACCGGGATTtgtacccagtaccccttggtgcACAGTTaccagtgttaaccactcagctacatatatatactgtacatactgtatatgtatatatacatatacaaaaattaacatttataCCGTATATctaagggctgtcaagtgattaatttgttttaatcagattaatcacactctagatctgtgattaatcacagattatttttctagcattttttaaattttatatatatatatatatatatatatatatatatatatatatatatatatatatatatatatatatatatatatatatatattaggggtgtaggaaaatgtgacatacaattacaacatctcTCTAATCCTTCATGTTTTCCTCATTTGCTGTTTTGGAACAATCTGGAGTACCCACCGAAGGTCGGCCGGGATAATAtagtgatggaacgagatattttccatatttaagtgttacttctttctaaaaactcctatagtcatatttacatcagctaatgtctcgtgtggtacaaagtgcttggattcgagtgtccttgagtagacaggcagagcgctgttgagactgccataacattcctaagataacgagcacaggggagtgctgagcttgggggggaccgagctagaccgatctggaccgggctagggaacgcttgggtgctggattggtctcattattgccaaagctttgacaataaacaacgaaataccaactactgcttttggtggtcaatttaacatcagcttatttgccattaaaagaacttgggagtggacagcagactttgacttccttgggaggaagagctgtcgacgcaacaatttgggggcttcgtccgagatggcacgctgttgatcgatgacttcttgcaatcttctggacagactcaattggccaattcaaggtgagcagaacctttctttttagataaaatctgcgttaggagtctgtcctgaagtctgtaagtcaaacactatattgtaccccagacgcagagctgtgatttcgatagattgattgcatttttgccgagcctgccattgcattaaaattgtaaataagtggtcaactcacggcattgtgtctcgattaccgtgacgggcagtttcattgacgagtgaactaatagttgggtgtggctcaccctgggtagttggtcgccgcctaaaagagcaacggggtgatagatcccagtgtgataagacactaaaactaaggaagcgggttgatagatcccagtgtgagaagacactaaaactaaagaagcgggttgatagatcccagtgtgataagacactaaaactaaagaagcgggttgatagatcccagtgtgataagacactaaaactaaagaagcgggttgatagatcccagtgtgataagacactaaaactaaggaagcgggttgatagatcccagtgtgataagacactaaaactaaggaagcgggttgaaagatccctttgcgttgagggcactagaattaagaaaatatagacacaatggccttggagtgtgcaactcacggcattgtgtctcgattaccgtgacgggcagtttcattgacgagtgaactaatagttgggtgtggctcaccctgggtagttggtcgccgcctaaaagagcaacggggtgatagatcccagtgtgataagacactaaaactaaggaagcgggttgatagatcccagtgtgataagacactaaaactaaagaagcgggttgatagatcccagtgtgataagacactaaaactaaggaagcgggttgatagatcccagtgtgataagacactaaaactaaggaagcgggttggaagatccctttgcgttgagggcactagaattaagaaaatatagacacaatggccttggagtgtgacaaacagaaatgtgatggcggcggggcaaaatgtgatgattggctaccgttcaatgatcaattgaatggacggttgtcgacaatggaactagcaggtagaaaaaaaaaaaaaaaaaaaaaaaaagagaaaaaaaaaaggagaacgttccttgaaagggttaagagggagtttacaatactcgaaaagtcgtgaactcaaacgtctggtaaaataaaaaataaaaataaaaataaaaaaagtaactggaagttttatggtaaagtgaaacgcagagagtgtgctgctgagtgtgagtgtgagtgtgtgtgtgtgtgtgtgtgtgtgtgtgcgcgctggtgaaaatggaacactcagggagagaatttaagagtttggcgtatgataaaagtaaacggggattacgtggaaaaacgaaatgcagcaaaagaaacgatgattaatgacagaatgaactgattggttttttgtctgccgcgcatgcgcaagacaattcaaacgacccgtccagactttgactgacaccgccccctactccagtgacaagagaag
It includes:
- the LOC133645426 gene encoding uncharacterized protein LOC133645426 — encoded protein: MYPRVSLSPVLHSLPLTLPLWKTVTQFGPSRRSLGSVGKVGAWYFWYIGRVMVQRIDPGCRPPTLLTPPFWRTSIRSTLELSGARREPRIRGGALLRLSRSLLLPPRQELLEATLQAPQDTPPHAPRRPRPRASTAGGNHQSTHLVLTRSSSIKAHSTDYSTPEQSPDSYIRVSAVSRAPHLPIFPLDSDCLPRPPQWMERVDD